Sequence from the Zeugodacus cucurbitae isolate PBARC_wt_2022May chromosome 2, idZeuCucr1.2, whole genome shotgun sequence genome:
attttccatacacatagcattgtgttgtgttgtgtttttattttcaaagaatATCTACAAATGCAAAGTAAAAGTCATGCTCAAGCGCTCGCACGTTTCACGTCACATCCTTGGCATACGGCGCTGCCGCATTAGTCGCTAAGTAAAATACACCACCACGTCCACGTAATGCCGTCACATTTGTCGGATCACCGCCCAACGCCATTTGCCTGCCCGTGCCCATTAGACATCGTCTATGCTTAATCATATCCTGCCACAGTTTGACATCACAACCATGCGCACGCAGCACGGCCTTCGACTGCAATGACTCGGCGAATATATGAAAAGCACGAAAGTGGCTGCATTCATTCAGAAAACAACCCGGTTGCGCGCTGCCATAGTTCACATAGAAGTCGACATGTCCCAATGGGCGATCGTAACCATACGAACCAACACTCGTGTGCACGACTTCCACATAATCGGCATCGGTGATCGCTACGCGTTCATCGAAATTATCGTAACGAAAGAATGGCAGCGCGGGATCCAATGCATAAATCACCGGCAGTCTACCGGTTTGTATATGCTTCCCAGCGATGCCAGCTATGTGTGCGCCCATGCTGAAGCCGATCACATGTAGATCCTCGTAGCGTATGCCTGCCTCACGTTGTAGGAAATCGATAAATTTCGCCAACACCTTACCGACCGGCTTCACGCGATAGCTTGCGGTGAGATAGTCGGCAACTGCACCACGTCCCCAATCCACTGTGAAGACATTATAATTGCCTGTACCTTGTCGGAGATAAGCCGGTACGAGTGTCTGATAGATGCCTGCATTGGCGCCGCCTAACCAACCGTGTATGAGTATGCTGTGGAAGATAGGAGAAAGAAATTAGAGGTAGTAGGTCGTAATATTTGGATGCTATAAAAGTACACCTATATCTTTtctcgctcttttgacatttctcttctgtaaggtattttattttatcatggaaaaatatacgatccaacaacgagtcaaaattattaagatttactaccgaaattcggagcgAGTGGGCTGTGCTACGTGCAATTTATGGTCGGCTAATTTCTGGCTGAATAGCTCCGTCTATAAGCAAAAATGCGGcagtactccatgagtcacaatTGCATCACGGAAAAATTACGATTTGATGCGATTTATGGGCTGCCAACGTTATTGGGCCATATAACTTCCGATATGATCAGGACCGGCAAGTTACTGTGATCTCTACCGCTCGATGATaagcgaatatttttggcccgaattgaatgatatggacttggacaatatgtgattccaacaggacggcgccacaatcgatttattgaaaaccaagtttggtgaacgtgttatctcacgaaatggcccagtcaattggccgcctcgttCGTACGATTTGACGCCAttagactattttctgtggGCCTACGTCAAGTCTAAGGTCTATGTCAACAAGACAACGACGATTCATGAACTTCggacgaatatcgaacgtgaaattgcagaagtatcggccgatttatgcttgaagcCCGTCGAAAagtgggttcagcgtctggatgTCTGCCAGCGTGCCTGTGGTGAATGTCTTTTAGTTATTGGAAACTCTCTTTTTAACAATTCTTCTGGAATCAAGCTCAATCGGTAATTCTCTCTATTAATTTCTCACTCTTTCTCTGCACCGCTTTCTTTCCTAACCGAAGCTACATCATTTATCAACAATTTCTTTAACTATGTTAAAAAGAAGCAAAACAAAAGCGTCATCTTTTTGAcaatattgtatacaaattgaaagcaacaacaacaaaatgtatacTAATGAAATTAGCCGTCGCACCATTGCATTTCAATCGGCAACCTTTGACGTGCAATGGTCTGTGTGGCAGAGACAAACAACACATTGCAGTTAAATGCAACAAAGCGAAGGAGCAAAATACAAAGACAACAACCATTTGGCAAGCAACTAGTGCCCCTATGACACAAATCGCAAAGCGGAAGCATTCGCCAGTATGCCGATCACGTTTAACACAAatcgaattttgaaaatgtagCAAAACtgctacacatacacacacacatacctacaaGCATACACAGAGACACATTGAAAAGCAAGTTTTTAACtgtaatttttgcatttcagCACTCGAAATCCCCCTAAGCAACCAACCATCTATCGAGTATGCGCTCGCCTGACACACATAACACATTTCGACTCTCGACCCTTAAAGCCCTTTTGTCGGCCATCGCTTACCGTGTTGGATTGAAAGGATTGAAACGTGACTGCCGCAATGATTTGCCATTGTACAGCTGCACTTCCTCTACTCTGATAATGGGCGCGGCATGGGCGGACGTCGTTGTTGTTGACGCTGAATTTGGCGTTACGCCTGCTGCTGTTGTGGGTGGATTTGCGCCAAATACAGCGCCAATCGAGTTGGTGACCACATTCAATACACGCTCACTACCAGCAGCTACCGTTTCGGCCAAACCCGTTACACTGCCAACAGCTTGGCTATGCGATTTTTCGTtaatattgttgtaattgttggtgTGTAGCTGGAAAACGGTATGGCGTTCGACATTGAAGAAGAACGTATAGTCCTGCAGATGCAATTGGTCGCTGCCAAAGAAGGCGACTAATTGTCCGAATGGATTGAGAAACCCATTTGGATGGTAGAGTTTCGTGTTGACCGCCAGCGGGGACGGGACACTCGTGCTCATACTCGTTACAGTTACACCACTATTGTTCGCTGTAATGGTATTTCTTTTGCTACTTGTTGTAGTTAAAGGCTTTGTTTTgacagttgttgctgttgtcgatGTTTCCAGGTGATTGCTGCTAGTTTCATTTCTGCCATCATCCACTTTGACAAAATCATTTCTGTTGACCCGCATTGACAGCTCTGTCAGTGTGCCGGTATTCCTTGCCGTTGTCGTCTCCAACATTGCTATGTCACTGAACatttttgcttcatttttattgtCTGTTGCTGTTGCGGTTTTCGTAGTgcagttgcttttgttgtttacttCGTTGCTGCTCTGTGTGGAATTGCTCGGCAAATATTCATTTTCTGTTGCCACTTCAATACCCTCATCTTTCTGATGCTCCCTATACGAATATGGTTCGTCATCTTTATTGTCATTGAGCTCGTTGGCACCCATTACAAAATCATCATTATTGCTATTGCCGCTGATTAACTGCAGATCTATCACGTTGACTTCATTGCTGTCGTTTAAATAATCTTTATGGTTGGGGGTCTCGTTGTTTGGTGTTAAGATATTGCTTAACAATTCGACGGATCTCGGCACATGTTCGGGCGATAATTTTGCTTGAATATAGCACAAGTTTTGTAGcgctgaaaaattaaaaaaaatcggtttGTTATTTTAGGTACATTTCTGGCTTGAAAGCTCACAATGATTTTAAACTCTATATCAGTATATTTTAGGTGATTTCGAGTTGTGTAGTTAATTGTTTCTCGATTTTGCAAAGATCTAAGTTATCTCTCACCAATGCCAGACATATTTATTCGCTCTAAATTATGATTATATATCATAGTTTCATCTCTATAGACCAATAAGAGAAGTCTACAATAAGAACACTCAGGGGATACTTAAACATCTGACTCTTTATACTTCTAATTCCCTCAACATATACGCTTTCACTTAATGAAAACAGAAACCGATGAACCccctgtgtaaactgacgttgagcaacatcaaaagctccgtcaggatggGGAAGCACCTCTCCGAGACGTTTGATACCAAACAggttttcagacaaggtgacttctGTAACCTGATGCTGGTCAAAATAAAACGAGccacagagctaaatagagaaggtacaagtGTGTACAGATGATATCATTGAAAATAACAACCGCACCGTTAGTTCAGCTTTCTCCACACTAGAAAGGGAAGCGAAACGAATGGATCTGGTATTGGtatccctcatcattcccgtcctactttaaggggcagaagcatggacgatatcaacatccgatgagacggcacttgaAATTTTCGAGAATATTTACGGTCccctaaacattggcaacgacgaatacatttgttcagcgaataaaaagacagcggctacagcaggctgggtcatgttgttcgaatggacgaaagcgctccatgttcgatgcagtacccgctgttgGAAGCCAAGGGAAaagaagacctccactccgttggaaggacctggcttcacttggtatt
This genomic interval carries:
- the LOC114804495 gene encoding uncharacterized protein LOC114804495 encodes the protein MPWIAIFIFGITALQNLCYIQAKLSPEHVPRSVELLSNILTPNNETPNHKDYLNDSNEVNVIDLQLISGNSNNDDFVMGANELNDNKDDEPYSYREHQKDEGIEVATENEYLPSNSTQSSNEVNNKSNCTTKTATATDNKNEAKMFSDIAMLETTTARNTGTLTELSMRVNRNDFVKVDDGRNETSSNHLETSTTATTVKTKPLTTTSSKRNTITANNSGVTVTSMSTSVPSPLAVNTKLYHPNGFLNPFGQLVAFFGSDQLHLQDYTFFFNVERHTVFQLHTNNYNNINEKSHSQAVGSVTGLAETVAAGSERVLNVVTNSIGAVFGANPPTTAAGVTPNSASTTTTSAHAAPIIRVEEVQLYNGKSLRQSRFNPFNPTRILIHGWLGGANAGIYQTLVPAYLRQGTGNYNVFTVDWGRGAVADYLTASYRVKPVGKVLAKFIDFLQREAGIRYEDLHVIGFSMGAHIAGIAGKHIQTGRLPVIYALDPALPFFRYDNFDERVAITDADYVEVVHTSVGSYGYDRPLGHVDFYVNYGSAQPGCFLNECSHFRAFHIFAESLQSKAVLRAHGCDVKLWQDMIKHRRCLMGTGRQMALGGDPTNVTALRGRGGVFYLATNAAAPYAKDVT